Proteins from a genomic interval of Mycolicibacterium grossiae:
- a CDS encoding class I adenylate-forming enzyme family protein: MTVWGTEVRRDASGVLVYERGPTTFAELVDGTAVWTDRTFLVHGARRISYDDFRAAVTAARTTLRELGIEPGHRVVVFGYNSPEWIVALWATWLYGAVPVLANRWWSPAEIDHAVDVLAPAHVLADVDLDVGVPCTPLGELRAAFDAPRDADPPDAPTSPADAVALVLFTSGSSGMPKAVELSRRAVIANQHDIFARNGRFPHLLDADSPQATSLATTPMFHVGGLSSLLTHFLTGGKIVLTQGRFDAGQILELIERERIQIWGAVPTMAVRLLAHPDFEARDLSSLKSWPLGGAPVSIDLLDRIRAKLPNLRRRGLSNTWGMTEAGGFLTAADARDLAVHPGTVGRPYPVVELRIADPDADGVGEVLARSPTVMNGYAGMPDDRTVDAEGWLHSGDLGHLNDDGYLFIDGRAKDVVIRGGENIACPHVESAIATHPDVVEVAALGVPHPDLGEELVAVVVHRADGPAPTPDGLRAHVAGTLSYFAVPTRWEIRTAPLPTLAGEKVDKRSLARLFADG; this comes from the coding sequence ATGACTGTCTGGGGCACCGAGGTCCGGCGCGACGCGTCCGGCGTCCTGGTCTACGAGCGGGGGCCGACGACGTTCGCCGAACTCGTCGACGGGACCGCGGTGTGGACCGACCGTACCTTCCTCGTGCACGGCGCGCGGCGCATCTCCTACGACGACTTCCGCGCGGCCGTGACCGCGGCCCGAACGACGTTGCGGGAGTTGGGGATCGAGCCGGGCCACCGCGTCGTGGTGTTCGGCTACAACTCCCCCGAGTGGATCGTCGCGCTGTGGGCGACGTGGCTCTACGGCGCGGTGCCGGTACTGGCCAACCGGTGGTGGAGTCCGGCCGAGATCGACCACGCCGTCGACGTGCTCGCGCCCGCGCACGTCCTCGCCGACGTCGACCTCGACGTCGGGGTGCCGTGCACGCCGCTGGGCGAGCTACGCGCGGCGTTCGACGCACCGCGCGACGCCGACCCACCCGACGCTCCGACGTCCCCGGCCGACGCGGTCGCCCTGGTGCTCTTCACCTCCGGCAGCTCCGGGATGCCGAAGGCCGTCGAACTGTCGCGGCGCGCGGTGATCGCCAACCAGCACGACATTTTTGCCCGCAACGGGCGCTTCCCGCACCTGCTCGACGCCGACTCGCCGCAGGCCACGAGCCTGGCGACGACGCCGATGTTCCACGTCGGCGGCCTGTCCAGCCTGCTGACCCACTTCCTCACCGGCGGCAAGATCGTGCTGACGCAGGGTCGCTTCGACGCCGGTCAGATCCTCGAACTCATCGAGCGGGAGCGCATCCAGATCTGGGGTGCCGTCCCGACCATGGCGGTCCGCCTGCTGGCCCACCCCGACTTCGAAGCCCGTGACCTGAGCAGTCTGAAGTCGTGGCCGCTGGGCGGCGCACCGGTGAGCATCGACCTGCTCGACCGCATCCGCGCGAAGCTGCCGAACCTGCGCCGCCGCGGGCTGAGCAACACGTGGGGGATGACCGAGGCCGGGGGTTTCCTCACCGCCGCCGACGCACGCGACCTCGCCGTACATCCGGGCACGGTCGGCCGGCCCTACCCGGTGGTGGAACTGCGCATCGCCGACCCCGATGCCGACGGCGTCGGCGAGGTCCTGGCGCGCTCCCCCACGGTGATGAACGGCTACGCCGGGATGCCCGACGACCGCACCGTCGACGCCGAGGGCTGGCTGCACTCCGGCGATCTGGGCCACCTGAACGACGACGGCTACCTCTTCATCGACGGGCGCGCCAAGGACGTCGTGATCCGCGGCGGCGAGAACATCGCCTGCCCGCACGTCGAGTCGGCCATCGCGACGCACCCCGACGTCGTGGAGGTGGCGGCGCTCGGCGTACCGCACCCCGATCTGGGCGAGGAACTGGTGGCCGTCGTGGTGCACCGCGCCGACGGCCCGGCGCCGACGCCCGACGGTTTGCGCGCGCACGTCGCGGGAACGCTCAGCTACTTCGCGGTGCCCACGCGCTGGGAGATCCGGACCGCACCGCTGCCGACCCTGGCCGGGGAGAAGGTGGACAAGCGGTCGCTGGCGAGGCTCTTCGCCGACGGCTGA
- a CDS encoding cation transporter yields MSMVLHVTGMSCDHCVRAITAAVSALPGVTAVDVDLAAGAVRVEGTPDAAAVTTAIEDAGYDVAAA; encoded by the coding sequence ATGAGCATGGTTCTGCACGTCACCGGGATGAGTTGCGACCACTGCGTGCGGGCGATCACCGCCGCGGTCTCCGCGCTGCCCGGCGTCACCGCCGTGGACGTCGACCTCGCCGCTGGCGCGGTACGCGTCGAGGGCACGCCCGACGCCGCCGCCGTGACGACCGCGATCGAGGACGCCGGATACGACGTCGCCGCGGCATGA
- a CDS encoding molybdopterin-containing oxidoreductase family protein, with product MSTAEARVRAAAEPTGDGAASTVHTFCRYCLAACGIEVTVVGNRVTKIAADKQNPHSWHDFCAKGRTANQLVEHPRRILAPMRRVGDSYVEATWDEALTDIAARMNALIDADGPDAIGVYYGNPAGFSSSNIVFMNGWLDAVGTRNRYFVGSVDQNAMHVVSEAMYGSQLMSPVSDVDHCDYFLLVGTNPAVSAWNWLETVPGGWRRALARQQAGATIVVVDPVATESARKADVHLAVRPGQDWALLLAMVKVVLDEGLEHREDCADLATGVDDLRALVAEADLDDLAGRCEVPRETIERVARDFAAARGAMVVTRTGVSLHEAGTVAEWLGHVLNVTTGRMDRPGGRRFERGYVDALRMFELAKVKPHRSRLRGREMVAGAHALAELPDEITTPGPGQIRALVINSGNPVVSGPDGAALDAALAQLDLLVVVDFVQRESHRHAHWLLPAVHWLERNDLPAFTSSMHDEPFIQYGVKAVEPPPQAREEWRIWVDLALAMRRPLFGARGVNAFVAATRRLAAVTRRPGLAFTPHWIDRLLVATSRKVNGRRLRWRDVLAHPHGLVLGPREYGHFRDALRTEDKRVHATPPEFLTRARELLATPAPVGPLGYPFQLGNRRHRHSMNSWLNELPGLHPAGKGNEVLIHPDDAADLGIGAGERVRVSSPVAAIELDAALTPAVRRGLVVVDHGWGSRIFDPRGGGAPESFGVNRNLLVGADGMDPLSQTSTLGGAWVAVEPV from the coding sequence ATGAGCACCGCCGAGGCCCGCGTCCGGGCGGCCGCCGAGCCCACCGGCGACGGCGCGGCCAGCACCGTCCACACGTTCTGCCGGTACTGCCTCGCGGCGTGCGGCATCGAGGTGACGGTCGTCGGCAACCGCGTCACCAAGATCGCCGCGGACAAGCAGAACCCGCACAGCTGGCACGACTTCTGCGCGAAGGGACGCACGGCGAACCAGCTCGTCGAGCACCCGCGACGCATCCTCGCCCCGATGCGCCGCGTCGGCGACTCCTACGTCGAGGCGACGTGGGACGAGGCGCTGACCGACATCGCGGCGCGGATGAACGCGCTGATCGACGCGGACGGGCCGGACGCGATCGGCGTGTACTACGGCAACCCGGCGGGCTTCTCGTCGTCGAACATCGTCTTCATGAACGGCTGGCTCGACGCCGTGGGCACGCGCAACCGCTACTTCGTCGGGTCGGTCGACCAGAACGCCATGCACGTGGTGTCCGAGGCGATGTACGGCTCGCAGCTGATGTCGCCGGTGTCCGACGTCGACCACTGCGACTACTTCCTGCTGGTCGGCACGAATCCCGCAGTGAGTGCCTGGAATTGGCTCGAGACCGTGCCCGGCGGGTGGCGCCGTGCGCTGGCGCGGCAGCAGGCCGGCGCGACGATCGTGGTGGTCGACCCGGTGGCCACCGAGTCGGCGCGCAAGGCCGACGTCCACCTGGCGGTGCGACCCGGCCAGGACTGGGCGCTGCTGCTGGCGATGGTCAAGGTCGTCCTCGACGAGGGGCTGGAGCACCGCGAGGACTGCGCCGACCTCGCGACCGGCGTCGACGACCTGCGCGCGCTGGTGGCCGAGGCCGACCTCGACGACCTCGCCGGCCGCTGCGAGGTGCCGCGGGAGACCATCGAGCGGGTCGCGCGGGACTTCGCCGCGGCACGCGGCGCGATGGTGGTCACCCGCACCGGGGTCTCGCTGCACGAGGCGGGCACGGTCGCCGAGTGGCTCGGCCACGTGCTCAACGTCACCACCGGGCGGATGGACCGGCCCGGCGGTCGACGCTTCGAGCGCGGCTACGTCGACGCCTTGCGGATGTTCGAGCTGGCCAAGGTCAAGCCGCACCGCAGCCGGCTGCGCGGCCGGGAGATGGTGGCCGGGGCGCACGCCCTCGCCGAGCTGCCCGACGAGATCACCACCCCCGGGCCCGGACAGATCCGGGCGCTGGTCATCAACAGCGGCAACCCCGTGGTGTCCGGGCCGGACGGCGCGGCGCTGGACGCCGCCCTGGCGCAGCTCGATCTGCTGGTGGTGGTGGACTTCGTGCAGCGCGAGAGCCACCGGCACGCGCACTGGCTGCTGCCCGCCGTGCACTGGCTGGAGCGCAACGACCTGCCGGCCTTCACCAGCAGCATGCACGACGAGCCGTTCATCCAGTACGGCGTCAAGGCGGTCGAGCCGCCCCCGCAGGCCCGCGAGGAATGGCGGATCTGGGTGGACCTCGCGCTCGCGATGCGCCGGCCGCTGTTCGGCGCCCGGGGCGTCAACGCGTTCGTCGCCGCGACGCGCCGGCTGGCCGCGGTCACCCGGAGGCCCGGTCTCGCGTTCACGCCGCACTGGATCGACCGGCTGCTGGTGGCGACGTCGCGCAAGGTGAACGGGCGCAGGCTGCGCTGGCGCGACGTGCTGGCGCACCCGCACGGCCTGGTTTTGGGCCCGCGCGAGTACGGCCACTTCCGCGACGCGCTGCGCACCGAGGACAAGCGGGTGCACGCCACGCCGCCCGAATTCCTCACCCGCGCACGCGAACTGCTCGCGACGCCGGCTCCGGTGGGACCGCTGGGCTATCCGTTCCAGCTCGGCAACCGCCGCCACCGGCACTCGATGAACTCCTGGCTCAACGAGCTGCCCGGGCTGCATCCGGCGGGCAAGGGCAACGAGGTGTTGATCCACCCGGACGACGCCGCGGACCTCGGCATCGGCGCCGGCGAGCGGGTGCGGGTGTCCTCGCCGGTAGCGGCGATCGAACTCGACGCCGCGCTCACCCCGGCCGTGCGGCGGGGCCTGGTGGTCGTCGACCACGGCTGGGGGTCACGGATCTTCGACCCGCGCGGCGGCGGGGCGCCGGAGTCCTTCGGCGTCAACCGCAATCTGCTGGTCGGCGCCGACGGCATGGATCCGCTGTCGCAGACCTCGACGCTCGGCGGTGCCTGGGTCGCCGTCGAGCCGGTGTGA
- a CDS encoding heavy metal translocating P-type ATPase → MSSPKVPTTASTPTSTSTAHVVLSVGGMTCASCAARVEKRLNRIDGVHATVNVATEQAAVDYPESVSPADLVAAVEATGYTAALASEDDQESDHEPGEESYGPRLLTAALLSVPVVALSMVPALQFAGWAALALVLTVPVVTWAAWPFHRATLTNLRHGAATMDTLISVGVTAAFTWSVWELAISGSHHPHLYLEVAAVVTTFVLGGRYLETRAKRRSGAALRALLGMGAKDVAVVRDGRETRIPIGDLATGDEFVVRPGEKIATDGVVVGGNSAVDASMLTGESVPVEVTPGDDVVGATVNVGGLLRVRATRVGADTQLAQMARLVADAQSGKADVQRLADRVSAVFVPVVIGLAVLTLAGWLLAGGSASAAFTAAVAVLIIACPCALGLATPTALLVGTGRGAQLGILIKGPQVLESTRRVDTVVLDKTGTVTTGRMTLLEAHGSDDALLRLAGALESGSAHPIARAITARATETGPLDDVADFADHGGSGVTGTVAGARVAAGRVAWLRDALGCELSGDVAEDLRRAAEDAADAGRTPVWFAVDGRIRAVYVVADTVKDTAAPAISDLRRLGLTPVLLTGDNARAAATVAAAVGIDTVIADVLPADKADRVARLQAEGRVVAMVGDGVNDAAALARADLGLAMGTGTDVAIEASDLTLVTGDLRAVGDAIRLARATLRIIKGNLFWAFAYNVAAIPLAASGLLNPMIAGAAMAFSSVFVVTNSLRLRRFRPAR, encoded by the coding sequence ATGTCCAGTCCGAAGGTGCCCACCACCGCCAGCACGCCCACCAGCACGTCCACCGCCCACGTCGTCCTCTCCGTCGGCGGCATGACGTGCGCGTCCTGCGCCGCGCGCGTCGAGAAGCGGCTCAACCGCATCGACGGCGTCCACGCGACCGTCAACGTCGCCACCGAGCAGGCCGCCGTCGACTACCCCGAGAGCGTCAGCCCTGCCGACCTCGTCGCCGCGGTCGAGGCCACCGGCTACACCGCCGCGCTCGCCAGCGAGGACGACCAGGAGTCCGACCACGAGCCCGGCGAGGAGTCCTACGGACCGCGGCTCCTCACCGCGGCGCTGCTGTCGGTGCCCGTGGTGGCGCTGTCGATGGTCCCCGCACTGCAGTTCGCCGGCTGGGCGGCCCTCGCCCTCGTCCTCACCGTTCCCGTCGTGACCTGGGCCGCCTGGCCGTTCCACCGCGCCACGCTGACCAACCTGCGGCACGGCGCGGCCACCATGGACACGCTGATCTCGGTGGGCGTGACCGCGGCGTTCACGTGGTCGGTCTGGGAGCTGGCGATCAGCGGCAGCCATCACCCGCACCTCTACCTCGAGGTCGCCGCCGTCGTCACGACGTTCGTGCTGGGCGGCCGCTACCTCGAGACCCGCGCCAAGCGACGGTCCGGGGCGGCGCTGCGGGCGCTGCTCGGCATGGGCGCCAAGGACGTCGCCGTGGTCCGCGACGGCCGCGAGACCCGCATCCCGATCGGCGACCTCGCAACCGGGGACGAGTTCGTCGTCCGTCCCGGCGAGAAGATCGCCACCGACGGCGTGGTGGTCGGCGGCAACTCGGCCGTCGACGCCTCGATGCTGACCGGGGAGTCGGTGCCCGTCGAGGTCACCCCCGGCGACGACGTCGTCGGCGCCACGGTCAACGTCGGCGGCCTGCTCCGCGTGCGCGCGACCCGCGTCGGTGCCGACACGCAGCTCGCGCAGATGGCGCGGCTCGTCGCCGACGCCCAGAGCGGCAAGGCCGACGTCCAGCGGCTCGCCGATCGGGTGTCGGCGGTGTTCGTCCCGGTGGTCATCGGGCTGGCCGTCCTGACGCTGGCCGGCTGGCTGCTCGCCGGCGGTTCGGCGTCCGCAGCGTTCACCGCGGCCGTCGCGGTGCTCATCATCGCCTGCCCGTGCGCGCTGGGCCTGGCCACGCCGACGGCGCTGCTCGTCGGCACCGGACGCGGCGCCCAGCTCGGCATCCTCATCAAGGGCCCCCAGGTCCTCGAGTCGACCCGCCGCGTCGACACCGTCGTGCTGGACAAGACCGGCACCGTCACGACCGGCCGCATGACACTGCTGGAGGCACACGGGAGTGACGACGCGCTGCTGCGGCTCGCGGGCGCGCTGGAGAGCGGCTCGGCACACCCCATCGCCCGCGCGATCACCGCCCGCGCCACCGAGACCGGACCGCTCGACGACGTGGCGGACTTCGCCGACCACGGCGGCTCGGGCGTCACCGGCACGGTGGCCGGCGCACGGGTGGCCGCGGGCCGCGTGGCGTGGCTGCGCGACGCGTTGGGCTGCGAGCTGTCCGGGGACGTCGCCGAGGACCTCCGGCGCGCGGCCGAGGACGCCGCTGACGCCGGACGCACCCCGGTGTGGTTCGCCGTCGATGGCCGGATCCGGGCGGTCTACGTCGTCGCCGACACCGTCAAGGACACCGCGGCACCGGCCATTTCGGACCTGCGCCGGCTCGGCCTCACCCCGGTGCTGCTCACCGGCGACAACGCACGCGCGGCCGCTACAGTCGCCGCGGCGGTCGGCATCGACACCGTGATCGCCGACGTGCTGCCTGCCGACAAAGCCGACCGCGTCGCGCGGCTGCAGGCCGAGGGGCGGGTGGTGGCGATGGTCGGCGACGGGGTGAACGACGCCGCGGCGCTGGCCCGTGCCGACCTCGGCCTGGCCATGGGGACCGGCACCGACGTCGCGATCGAGGCGTCCGACCTGACCCTGGTCACCGGGGACCTGCGCGCCGTCGGCGATGCGATCC
- a CDS encoding AIM24 family protein: MTGPGAGSWQPDPEGRFDYRWWDGRNWTDQVSHQGRNGTAPLGGAPAPAGGQHQGGPQHGTQEHGRHEQYGGAQQPSAQDQYGGPQQPSAHPAGDGFAGISGDLVDGRFSEKEAKAVANQNEKLLRVRLGEPFMARQGSMVAYQGNVDFSFEGGGAGKFLKKALTGEGLPLMRCQGQGDVFLADQANDVHLLHIQNSGLSISGKNVLAFSASLDWNIERVKGGSIATGGLFNTTLRGSGWVALTTDGPPVVLDAGEAPTYADTNAVVAWSANLQTQLKTSFKAGALIGRGSGEALQVAFHGQGFVIVQPSEGVQILVQ; the protein is encoded by the coding sequence GTGACCGGACCAGGAGCAGGCAGTTGGCAGCCCGACCCGGAGGGTCGCTTCGACTACCGGTGGTGGGACGGCCGCAACTGGACCGACCAGGTCTCCCACCAGGGCCGCAACGGCACCGCCCCGCTCGGTGGGGCACCGGCACCGGCCGGCGGACAGCACCAGGGCGGCCCGCAGCACGGCACGCAGGAGCACGGCCGGCACGAGCAGTACGGCGGCGCGCAGCAGCCGAGCGCGCAGGACCAGTACGGCGGCCCGCAACAGCCGAGCGCGCACCCGGCGGGCGACGGCTTCGCGGGCATCTCCGGTGACCTCGTCGACGGCCGCTTCAGCGAGAAGGAGGCCAAGGCCGTCGCCAACCAGAACGAGAAGCTGCTGCGCGTGCGCCTCGGCGAGCCGTTCATGGCGCGGCAGGGATCGATGGTGGCCTACCAGGGCAACGTCGACTTCTCGTTCGAGGGCGGCGGCGCGGGCAAGTTCCTGAAGAAGGCGCTCACCGGCGAGGGACTCCCGCTGATGCGCTGCCAGGGCCAGGGTGACGTGTTCCTCGCCGATCAGGCGAACGACGTACACCTGCTGCACATCCAGAACTCCGGACTGTCGATCAGCGGCAAGAACGTGCTGGCGTTCTCGGCCAGCCTCGACTGGAACATCGAACGGGTGAAGGGCGGCAGCATCGCGACCGGCGGGTTGTTCAACACCACCCTGCGCGGGTCGGGCTGGGTGGCGCTGACCACCGACGGCCCGCCGGTCGTGCTCGACGCCGGGGAGGCGCCCACCTACGCCGACACCAACGCCGTGGTCGCGTGGTCGGCGAACCTGCAGACGCAGCTCAAGACGAGCTTCAAGGCCGGCGCACTGATCGGCCGCGGGTCCGGCGAGGCACTCCAGGTGGCGTTCCACGGGCAGGGGTTCGTGATCGTCCAGCCGTCGGAGGGCGTCCAGATCCTGGTGCAGTAG